Proteins co-encoded in one Desulfitibacter alkalitolerans DSM 16504 genomic window:
- the sigH gene encoding RNA polymerase sporulation sigma factor SigH, with product MSVNAQSDMYLSYEVLVDEDIVEIAQAGDDAAQEYLINKYKNFVRAKARSYFLIGADREDIIQEGMIGLYKAIRDFRCDKLSSFRAFAELCITRQIITAIKTATRQKHIPLNSYVSLNKPIYDEDSDRTLLDVISGSKITDPEELIISQEEFGDIEEKMGEILSSLEWKVLMSYLEGKSYQEIAYELKRHVKSIDNALQRVKRKLERYLEKREA from the coding sequence ATGAGTGTAAATGCTCAAAGCGATATGTATCTTAGCTACGAAGTTTTGGTTGATGAAGACATTGTGGAAATTGCTCAGGCAGGAGACGATGCAGCTCAAGAGTATTTAATTAATAAGTACAAGAATTTTGTAAGGGCCAAAGCCAGGTCGTATTTTTTGATCGGAGCCGACCGGGAAGATATTATTCAAGAAGGCATGATTGGTCTTTATAAAGCCATTAGAGATTTTCGCTGCGACAAGCTCTCATCATTTAGGGCTTTTGCTGAACTGTGCATTACCAGACAGATTATTACAGCTATTAAAACTGCCACAAGACAGAAACACATTCCTCTGAATTCTTATGTATCTCTTAACAAACCCATTTATGACGAAGACTCTGACAGAACATTGCTAGACGTTATTTCCGGCTCCAAAATTACCGACCCGGAAGAACTAATTATTAGCCAGGAAGAGTTTGGTGATATTGAGGAAAAAATGGGCGAGATCTTAAGTTCTCTTGAGTGGAAGGTTTTAATGTCATATTTAGAGGGCAAATCCTACCAGGAAATAGCATACGAGTTGAAAAGACATGTTAAGTCCATTGACAATGCCCTTCAAAGGGTCAAGAGAAAGCTAGAAAGATACCTTGAAAAAAGGGAAGCTTAA
- a CDS encoding NYN domain-containing protein has translation MEEYLIIDGYNIINSWPLLIELKNDNLELARDKLIEMLQNYQGIQDINIIIVFDAHLSDAKMRTVFNQGRVQIFYTKAGETADALIERMISEIPSRSKITVVTNDWNEQRIILGKGALRMTSRELMHRLTAAEEIINSKSSNSPIKIKSIEDRLELQIKKKLEEWRRKPR, from the coding sequence TTGGAAGAATATCTAATTATAGATGGCTATAATATTATAAATAGCTGGCCTTTATTAATAGAACTAAAAAATGACAACCTGGAATTGGCCAGGGATAAACTAATTGAAATGCTGCAGAATTATCAGGGAATACAGGATATAAATATAATTATTGTCTTTGATGCCCACCTGTCTGATGCTAAAATGCGAACAGTCTTTAATCAGGGCAGGGTGCAGATTTTTTATACAAAGGCAGGAGAAACGGCTGATGCATTGATTGAAAGAATGATTAGTGAAATTCCCTCACGCAGTAAGATCACAGTTGTAACCAATGACTGGAATGAGCAGAGAATTATCCTTGGAAAAGGTGCTTTAAGGATGACGTCTAGGGAGCTTATGCACAGGTTAACTGCTGCAGAAGAAATAATTAATTCTAAGTCCAGTAATTCACCCATAAAGATTAAATCCATAGAAGATAGACTTGAGTTGCAAATTAAAAAAAAGCTGGAAGAATGGCGGCGCAAACCACGTTGA
- the rlmB gene encoding 23S rRNA (guanosine(2251)-2'-O)-methyltransferase RlmB, which produces MNEAIAGKNSVLEALRAGREINKIFLGESVTRDRVFKEIINIAKANKIPVQNVAKTKLDDLAETNKHQGIVAMVAVKEYVPLEEIVHRKPLSEAPVILMVDGIEDPHNLGAIIRTCDAVGAAGVIIPNRRNVGLTGIVSKASAGAIEYVPVARVTNLAQTIVVLKEMGFWVVGCEAKGEKTIYEVDLKMPLVLVVGGEGKGISRLVQEKCDFLIRLPMVGNISSLNASVAASICLYEALKQRIF; this is translated from the coding sequence ATGAATGAAGCCATTGCAGGAAAAAATTCTGTTTTAGAAGCACTTAGGGCAGGGCGCGAGATCAATAAAATATTTTTAGGTGAAAGTGTCACCAGGGATAGGGTTTTCAAAGAGATTATAAATATTGCAAAAGCTAATAAAATTCCTGTTCAAAATGTTGCTAAAACAAAGCTTGATGATCTTGCTGAAACAAATAAACACCAGGGTATTGTAGCCATGGTAGCTGTTAAGGAATATGTGCCCCTGGAAGAGATTGTGCATAGAAAACCCTTGTCAGAAGCCCCTGTAATATTAATGGTTGATGGCATAGAAGATCCCCATAACCTTGGCGCAATTATTCGAACCTGTGATGCAGTAGGTGCTGCGGGAGTGATTATACCTAACAGACGCAATGTGGGATTAACAGGAATTGTAAGCAAGGCAAGTGCCGGTGCCATAGAATATGTGCCTGTGGCACGGGTTACCAACCTGGCCCAGACAATTGTTGTATTAAAGGAAATGGGCTTCTGGGTTGTTGGCTGTGAAGCAAAGGGTGAAAAGACAATCTATGAAGTTGATTTGAAGATGCCCCTTGTGCTTGTTGTTGGCGGAGAGGGCAAGGGCATTAGCCGCCTGGTTCAAGAAAAATGCGATTTTTTAATAAGATTGCCCATGGTTGGTAATATAAGCTCCCTGAATGCATCTGTAGCAGCTTCAATATGTTTGTATGAAGCCTTAAAACAAAGAATATTTTAG
- the thyX gene encoding FAD-dependent thymidylate synthase, whose amino-acid sequence MGETSLNVALIKYTSEPEEVVALAAKLCYSPLDIHELKGGLVPGELENFISKILSLGHLSTIEHVSFTFGIEGVSRALLAQITRHRIASFSVKSQRYVSETANDEETFNYIIPPRIKELGENYVSQYIAQMKQMQSWYNKWYEILGGKNSGAEEDARFILPNAAETKMILTMNARELYHFFKLRCCSRAQWEIRELAWQMLKAVKEVAPNIFSQAGPSCVTTKCPEGKMTCGNRDQVLSRYQSLQVKS is encoded by the coding sequence ATGGGAGAAACCAGCTTAAATGTAGCTTTAATCAAATATACGTCAGAGCCTGAAGAAGTAGTAGCCCTGGCAGCAAAATTATGCTATTCGCCCCTTGACATTCATGAACTGAAGGGAGGCCTGGTTCCAGGTGAGCTTGAGAATTTCATAAGTAAGATACTATCCCTGGGTCATTTATCTACAATAGAGCATGTATCCTTTACCTTTGGCATTGAAGGAGTATCCAGGGCACTGCTGGCCCAGATCACAAGGCATAGAATAGCAAGCTTTAGTGTAAAGTCACAAAGATATGTATCGGAAACAGCAAATGATGAAGAAACCTTTAATTACATAATACCGCCACGTATAAAGGAATTAGGTGAGAATTATGTAAGCCAATACATTGCACAAATGAAGCAGATGCAGTCATGGTATAACAAATGGTATGAAATCCTGGGAGGAAAAAATTCTGGAGCGGAGGAGGATGCCAGGTTTATTTTACCCAATGCTGCAGAAACTAAAATGATTCTAACCATGAATGCTAGAGAGTTATATCACTTTTTTAAACTTAGATGCTGCAGCAGGGCCCAGTGGGAAATAAGGGAGCTGGCCTGGCAAATGCTTAAGGCTGTTAAGGAAGTAGCTCCAAACATCTTCTCCCAGGCAGGACCGAGCTGTGTTACTACAAAGTGCCCTGAAGGAAAAATGACTTGCGGCAATAGAGATCAGGTATTATCAAGATACCAGTCACTTCAGGTAAAGTCTTAA
- a CDS encoding Mini-ribonuclease 3: MDLDLNLEANDVNPEFMNPLVWAYIGDAVYELYVRTHLVTRGPSKVNQLHCESIKYVKASAQADFARKITENLNEDEIRIMKRGRNTKSTVPKNADVADYRYSTGLESLLGYLYLQNKKERLMEILNMLELEKEA, translated from the coding sequence ATGGATCTAGATCTTAACCTGGAAGCTAATGACGTTAATCCAGAATTCATGAATCCCCTTGTTTGGGCTTATATTGGCGATGCAGTGTATGAGCTTTATGTTCGAACTCACCTGGTTACACGAGGTCCATCAAAGGTTAATCAGCTGCATTGCGAGTCAATAAAATATGTCAAGGCATCAGCCCAGGCCGACTTTGCAAGAAAAATTACTGAAAACCTAAATGAGGATGAGATTAGAATAATGAAAAGGGGTAGAAACACAAAGTCTACAGTGCCAAAAAACGCTGATGTGGCAGACTACCGGTACAGCACGGGGCTGGAAAGCCTTTTAGGGTACTTATATTTGCAAAACAAAAAGGAACGATTAATGGAGATATTAAACATGCTAGAGCTAGAAAAAGAAGCATAG
- the cysS gene encoding cysteine--tRNA ligase — protein MKLYNTLTRKKEPLETIEANKVLMYICGPTTYNFIHLGNARPIVVFDTIRRYFEYRGYSVTYVQNFTDIDDKIINKAREEGIAPLDLAKKYIEEYFKDADKLNVKRADVHPRVSEHIDDIIQMVDRLIASGAAYEVDGDVYFDVREFEGYGKLSGRSLDELKAGARIQVDERKKNPLDFALWKKAKPGELSWNSPWGQGRPGWHIECSAMSLKYLGKQFDIHGGGHDLVFPHHENEIAQSQACGCGFARYWLHNGFITVNQEKMSKSLGNFFLVREILEKFSPDAVRFYLLATHYRSPLDFDDEKLVVATKSLEKIKNLSTTLSKLLESPVQQEDKEYNIIYNIVEDLERKFTEAMDDDFNTALAIAALFDFAREINGIINSPSFVITEKTKEALNKAAAALKQLGGNVLGLLFDTKDDPDKASDSLANDLMDILIGVRAHARQQKLWAFADKIRDELKEKGIVLEDSPQGTKWKLLQKEQGDGSRS, from the coding sequence ATTAAGCTTTATAATACCTTAACGAGAAAAAAGGAGCCACTGGAGACAATTGAAGCAAATAAAGTCTTGATGTATATATGTGGCCCTACCACTTACAACTTTATTCATCTTGGGAATGCCAGGCCCATAGTAGTTTTTGATACCATTAGAAGATATTTTGAATACAGGGGCTATAGTGTAACCTATGTGCAAAACTTTACTGACATAGATGATAAAATTATTAACAAGGCAAGGGAGGAGGGCATAGCTCCTCTAGATCTGGCAAAAAAATACATTGAAGAATACTTCAAGGACGCTGACAAGCTAAATGTAAAAAGGGCTGACGTACACCCGAGGGTTAGTGAGCATATAGATGATATTATTCAAATGGTTGATAGATTAATTGCTAGTGGTGCTGCTTATGAAGTTGACGGGGACGTTTACTTTGATGTAAGGGAATTTGAAGGTTATGGTAAGCTGTCTGGCAGAAGTCTTGATGAATTAAAAGCAGGTGCCAGAATTCAAGTTGATGAACGCAAAAAAAATCCACTGGATTTTGCACTGTGGAAGAAAGCAAAGCCAGGGGAACTTTCCTGGAATAGTCCCTGGGGCCAGGGAAGACCTGGATGGCATATTGAGTGCTCTGCCATGTCACTAAAATACCTGGGAAAACAATTTGACATTCATGGTGGAGGTCATGACCTGGTTTTTCCCCATCATGAAAATGAGATTGCCCAATCACAGGCCTGTGGCTGTGGTTTTGCCAGGTATTGGCTGCATAATGGCTTCATCACTGTAAATCAAGAGAAAATGTCAAAGTCTCTAGGCAATTTCTTTCTGGTAAGAGAGATACTGGAGAAGTTCTCGCCAGATGCAGTTAGATTCTACCTCCTGGCAACACATTACAGAAGCCCCTTGGACTTTGATGATGAGAAATTAGTTGTAGCCACCAAGAGCCTGGAAAAAATAAAAAACTTGAGCACAACCTTATCAAAGCTTCTGGAAAGCCCTGTACAACAGGAAGATAAAGAGTACAATATAATATATAATATAGTAGAAGATCTTGAAAGAAAATTTACTGAAGCAATGGATGATGACTTTAATACCGCCCTTGCCATTGCGGCGTTATTTGATTTTGCAAGAGAGATTAATGGTATTATAAATTCTCCGTCCTTTGTAATTACAGAAAAAACTAAAGAAGCTCTTAATAAAGCAGCAGCAGCTTTAAAACAGTTAGGGGGTAATGTTTTAGGCCTGCTCTTTGATACAAAGGATGACCCAGACAAGGCCTCAGATAGTTTGGCAAACGATCTCATGGATATACTCATAGGGGTTAGGGCCCATGCTCGTCAGCAAAAACTATGGGCCTTTGCAGACAAAATAAGAGATGAGCTTAAAGAAAAGGGTATTGTATTAGAGGACAGTCCCCAGGGGACCAAGTGGAAATTATTACAGAAGGAGCAGGGAGATGGATCTAGATCTTAA
- the cysE gene encoding serine O-acetyltransferase, with translation MFKRIKKDIQIIFERDPAAKSVLEVILNYPGFHAVLMHRLNHWLYKRNFIVLSRFLSQISRFFTGIEIHPGAKIGEGLFIDHGMGVVIGETTEIGSNVTLYQGVTLGGTGKEKGKRHPTIGNNVVVSTGAKVLGSITIGDNVKIGAGSVVLKDVPPNCTVVGVPGRIVKRDGAKVATCVHVQKDSAIDLNHGKLPDPVSEMIECLEERIRKLEDRIKELEETKK, from the coding sequence GTGTTTAAGAGAATTAAAAAAGATATTCAAATAATTTTTGAGAGAGACCCTGCAGCTAAAAGTGTATTAGAGGTCATCCTGAATTATCCTGGTTTTCATGCTGTTTTAATGCATCGTCTCAACCACTGGCTGTACAAAAGGAACTTTATAGTTTTATCACGTTTTCTTTCGCAGATAAGCAGATTCTTTACTGGCATAGAAATACATCCTGGAGCAAAGATTGGAGAAGGGCTTTTTATAGACCATGGAATGGGTGTGGTAATTGGAGAAACCACAGAGATAGGCTCTAATGTAACCCTATACCAGGGAGTTACCCTTGGGGGGACCGGCAAGGAAAAGGGCAAGAGGCACCCTACAATTGGCAATAACGTGGTTGTCAGCACAGGTGCCAAGGTATTAGGCTCCATAACCATAGGTGATAATGTTAAAATTGGTGCGGGCTCAGTAGTTTTAAAGGATGTGCCTCCTAACTGTACAGTTGTGGGAGTACCTGGTAGAATTGTTAAGAGAGATGGCGCAAAGGTTGCCACCTGTGTTCATGTGCAAAAAGATAGTGCCATAGATTTAAATCATGGCAAATTACCAGATCCCGTCTCTGAAATGATAGAATGCCTGGAGGAGCGTATAAGAAAACTTGAGGACCGCATAAAAGAGCTGGAGGAAACAAAAAAATGA
- the gltX gene encoding glutamate--tRNA ligase encodes MHNKVRVRFAPSPTGPLHIGGARSVLFNYLFARGQNGTLVLRIEDTDLERSSRESEENIKASLRWLGLNWDEGIDVGGPYEPYRQTERLDVYEKYVNQLLASGHAYKCYCTEEELEEQREVCRQKGELPRYLNRCRKLTEKEQGELAKNRKSVVRFRVPAGEVIRIDDRVRGIVTFESDGIGDFIIVKSDGIPTYNFAVVIDDATMEITHVIRGEEHLTNTPRQILIYKALGLPEPSFAHVSLILGKDKSKMSKRHGDTSVEQYIKKGYLPEALINFLALMGWAPEGEEEIFTMEQLIEKFSLDRVSKSPAVFDMEKLNYINGYYIRNSSIELLTKMAIPYLQEAGYVPAQVDAEYEKWLQGVVGVARNYVSYMAEIPEYVDVFFNDEFKMEDDKALEALKGEQVPDVLRVLQEKVEKRALHPEEVKDILKEICTDLNLGGKKVFMPIRAALTGKTKGPEMHDLIPLLGPERIAKRINNSLSQI; translated from the coding sequence ATGCATAACAAGGTCAGGGTAAGGTTTGCACCAAGTCCAACTGGACCTTTACATATTGGTGGTGCCAGATCGGTTCTTTTTAATTATTTATTTGCCAGGGGACAGAATGGAACGCTTGTTTTGAGAATCGAGGATACTGATTTAGAACGTTCAAGCAGAGAATCTGAAGAGAACATAAAAGCTTCATTAAGATGGCTTGGACTCAACTGGGACGAGGGAATAGACGTTGGCGGTCCGTATGAACCTTACAGGCAGACAGAAAGGCTGGACGTCTATGAAAAGTATGTAAACCAATTATTAGCATCTGGACATGCTTATAAATGCTATTGTACTGAAGAGGAATTGGAGGAACAAAGGGAAGTATGCAGGCAAAAGGGAGAGCTGCCTAGATATCTTAACCGATGCAGAAAGCTCACAGAAAAAGAACAAGGCGAGCTGGCAAAAAACCGTAAAAGTGTAGTTCGCTTTAGAGTGCCTGCAGGTGAAGTTATTAGGATAGATGACAGGGTTAGAGGCATTGTTACCTTTGAGTCTGATGGTATTGGGGACTTTATTATTGTTAAGTCTGACGGCATTCCCACATATAATTTTGCAGTTGTAATAGATGATGCTACCATGGAGATAACCCATGTTATTAGAGGTGAGGAGCACCTTACAAACACCCCGCGCCAGATCCTCATCTACAAGGCCCTTGGTTTGCCTGAGCCAAGCTTTGCCCATGTGTCCTTGATATTAGGAAAAGACAAGTCAAAAATGAGCAAGAGACATGGGGATACATCTGTGGAACAGTATATAAAAAAGGGTTACTTGCCAGAGGCCCTTATAAATTTTCTGGCTTTAATGGGTTGGGCTCCTGAAGGGGAGGAAGAGATCTTCACAATGGAGCAGTTAATAGAAAAGTTCTCATTAGATAGGGTGTCTAAAAGTCCAGCAGTATTTGACATGGAAAAACTAAACTACATTAATGGCTATTATATTCGCAATAGTTCCATTGAGTTGCTTACTAAAATGGCAATACCATACCTTCAAGAGGCTGGATATGTTCCTGCCCAAGTAGATGCTGAGTATGAAAAATGGCTCCAGGGAGTTGTGGGTGTAGCTAGAAACTATGTTTCATACATGGCAGAAATACCTGAATATGTAGATGTGTTTTTTAATGATGAATTCAAAATGGAGGATGATAAGGCCCTTGAAGCATTAAAGGGTGAGCAGGTTCCAGATGTACTAAGGGTTTTACAAGAGAAGGTTGAAAAAAGGGCCCTGCATCCAGAGGAAGTCAAGGATATACTAAAGGAGATTTGTACAGATTTAAACCTTGGGGGTAAAAAGGTATTCATGCCTATAAGAGCGGCCCTTACAGGTAAAACTAAGGGGCCGGAGATGCATGACTTAATACCTCTGCTGGGGCCAGAGAGAATTGCTAAAAGAATAAATAATTCCCTGTCACAAATATAG
- the ispF gene encoding 2-C-methyl-D-erythritol 2,4-cyclodiphosphate synthase: MRFGIGYDVHKLVEARALIIGGVRIDYPKGLDGHSDADVLLHSIMDALLGAAALRDIGYHFPDTDVKYKGADSMVLLNAVKQKVCQEGYRVNNVDATIMCQKPKLSPFIPQMITNIAKCLGISENCVNVKATTTEGLGFIGKGEGIGVMSVASVVPVDGKWYNK; the protein is encoded by the coding sequence GTGCGCTTTGGGATCGGCTACGATGTACATAAGCTGGTGGAAGCCAGGGCATTAATTATTGGAGGAGTAAGGATCGATTATCCTAAGGGTCTAGACGGGCATTCAGATGCAGATGTGCTTCTACATTCCATAATGGATGCTTTGCTGGGAGCAGCGGCTTTAAGAGACATTGGGTATCATTTTCCAGACACAGATGTAAAATATAAGGGTGCTGATAGCATGGTTTTGTTGAATGCTGTGAAACAAAAAGTCTGTCAGGAAGGGTATAGGGTTAATAATGTTGACGCAACTATCATGTGTCAAAAACCAAAGCTGTCTCCCTTCATTCCTCAAATGATAACCAATATTGCCAAATGCCTTGGCATATCTGAGAATTGTGTGAATGTGAAAGCCACCACAACGGAAGGCCTGGGTTTTATCGGTAAGGGAGAAGGAATAGGGGTTATGTCTGTAGCCTCTGTTGTACCAGTAGATGGTAAATGGTATAATAAATAG